The DNA segment AACGCCCACTACTGAAAAGTAGAGTACGTGGCGATCGGAGCAGACTATGTATTATTTATCAGAGTATCAAACATTTACTAGCGTCAAAGAAATGGACTTACATGTTCAGCAGCATATCAATGCCCATTACAACGAATTAATTCAAACGGATCGTGACGTACTTTCTTTAATTAGTCGCTACTGCTGTAAATTTCCAGGGGCTGCTCATTTGAAAGTAGAAACAATCATGAAGGCATTATCGAAGTCAGATGCGACGATTCGCCGTGCTATTCGTAAGCTGGCCAAATTGAAGATTATTGAAAAAATATCGTTTATCCGACGCGTCTCAAAAGGCTATGGCGCGAACATTCTTCGTATTTTACCCTTTGAAGACAAGTCGACTATGAATACTCGCAGTGATAACGAAAGTGTTACGCCTGTAAGCAATCCAGCCACTCAATTGGAGAAACAAACCTCTCTTTCTATTAATCTTATACAAAATACATATGATACAGAGGACGCGATTAAGAAGGGATTAATTACCAAGTTACCAGAAAGAATCGGGCACATTTTGGGTGCTTTTTTCGATATGAATACGATGTATAAAGTGTATGGCATCATGTTACGAGCGAAAGCAAAAATAGACCGTTCCATTACGTTTGAAGAGTACGAGGAAGACTATATAAACGCGATTCTATCTGTGGTCAATGCCTATAAACGAGGAAAAGTTAAGAATATATATGGAGTGTTATATGCAGCGATTTCCAGTGCCACAAAGCGTTTATATGTGACAGCTTTATTTAATGACGCTATGGATCGCTAGATTTTTCAGCAACTTACATAGTTTTACCTATAGGTGACAATCATGACGTTGAGAGAGTCACCGATTTCCTTATGGATCGCTAAAGTATGAAGTCCACAAACTTCTTTAAACTATCTGCAATTTACCACAACAAAAAAGCACCCATTATGGATGCCCAATATTATCAGTTTAATGACTCCTTAAACTGGTGGCGTTTCATTTGAGGAATTGTTTAAGCTTGCCAAATTATCATAAGCAATGAGGGTAACTCCAAGCTTATTTTCAAGTTCATTAATTTCTTGTAACTGTTCACGGTCAATATGTGCAATTTTACTTTCTTCCATTATAGTAGACATCCTTTCTTTTCAGAATAAGTATGTGCTTCATATAAAGGATTATACAAAAAACCGTCTGGCTAATTCGACATGTTATTATTAATTCACTTATTTTTTACCCTTTATTTTCGCTGTAACAAAGTGTCAGTATTCATACAATTTATGTCGGAAAATTTTTCTTCAACTCTGACACATTTCTGCTATTTATATGGGAATGTCCTTGCTATAATAATTTTTAAAAAAGAAGAGGTGTTCCATATATGAAATCTGATTTCGAGTTTCTACTAGACATGATTATTGGTCCACGTGAATTTTTTTATGTAATGGAATGCGATGTATGCGGATTTGATGAAATTCATTTTCAACATCCCATTACAAAAAAACAAATAGGGATTGCTTGTAAGGGTTGTCATTTTGTATGTAAGTTAGATTTTGTTGCTAACCCTAATGATAATAATCGCTATTTTTCAATTTCATATTAAATTTTCTTTATCTGAAGTGTCTACAATATATTAGAAAAGTTATTCCTTGAACATTTGTACCCACTACTGTCTCCGTTTACTTTTATTACCATATAGAAGAGTTTCCACCACATAT comes from the Paenisporosarcina antarctica genome and includes:
- a CDS encoding helix-turn-helix domain-containing protein, translated to MYYLSEYQTFTSVKEMDLHVQQHINAHYNELIQTDRDVLSLISRYCCKFPGAAHLKVETIMKALSKSDATIRRAIRKLAKLKIIEKISFIRRVSKGYGANILRILPFEDKSTMNTRSDNESVTPVSNPATQLEKQTSLSINLIQNTYDTEDAIKKGLITKLPERIGHILGAFFDMNTMYKVYGIMLRAKAKIDRSITFEEYEEDYINAILSVVNAYKRGKVKNIYGVLYAAISSATKRLYVTALFNDAMDR
- a CDS encoding acyltransferase, translating into MKSDFEFLLDMIIGPREFFYVMECDVCGFDEIHFQHPITKKQIGIACKGCHFVCKLDFVANPNDNNRYFSISY